One Mycobacteroides salmoniphilum DNA segment encodes these proteins:
- a CDS encoding alpha-1,4-glucan--maltose-1-phosphate maltosyltransferase — MTGRIGIDDVAPAISGGRYPAKAVVGEVVPVAATVWREGHEAVAATLVVRCLGPSYPQLAEGPLRRISAPRDKDTSATRIKPLHVQMRPGGALDRFHASFVPDREGLWTFRVDGWGDPIATWRHNVEAKLEAGQGAAELANDLEIGARLFERAASGVPRKRRKPLLDSAEALRTQDDPGARFQHALSDEAQALLAEFPLRDLLTRGTQYGVWVDRTRALYGSWYELFPRSTGGVGPDGRPMHGTLATATTDLARVAAMGFDVVYLPPIHPIGEINRKGRNNNPIAEPGEVGSPWAIGSAAGGHDAIHPELGTLRDFDRFVSTAGKLGLEVALDLALQCAPDHPWVGAHPEWFTELPDGTIAYAENPPKKYQDIYPLNFDTDPAGLYTEVLRVVQHWIAHGVKIFRVDNPHTKPPDFWQWLIGEVKAADPDVLFLSEAFTRPARLYGLARLGFTQSYTYFTWRTAKSEIADFGREIAAQADVARPNLFVNTPDILHASLQHGGPGMFAIRAVLAGTLSPTWGVYSGYELYEHVPLHEGSEEYLDSEKYQLRPRDYKGAVTRGESLEPFITRLNEIRRLHPALHQLRNITFHHVENDALLAYSKFDPITGDAVLVIVNLNPFGPEDGTIWLDLPALGLDWHETFWVRDELTGEQYRWGQANYVRLDPSKTVAHILNLPQVREPARAHLVFRP; from the coding sequence GTGACCGGACGCATAGGCATCGACGATGTCGCCCCCGCGATCTCGGGAGGACGCTATCCGGCGAAAGCCGTCGTGGGTGAGGTCGTGCCCGTGGCGGCGACCGTATGGCGGGAAGGTCACGAGGCGGTCGCCGCGACCCTGGTGGTGCGGTGCCTGGGCCCCAGCTATCCGCAGCTCGCGGAGGGCCCGCTGCGCCGCATCTCGGCTCCCCGCGACAAGGACACGAGCGCGACGCGCATCAAACCGCTGCATGTCCAGATGCGGCCGGGCGGCGCACTCGACCGTTTCCACGCCAGTTTCGTCCCGGACCGGGAGGGGCTGTGGACCTTCCGGGTCGACGGATGGGGTGACCCGATCGCGACCTGGCGTCACAACGTCGAGGCCAAACTGGAGGCCGGGCAGGGTGCCGCGGAATTGGCCAACGATCTGGAGATCGGCGCGCGACTGTTCGAGCGTGCGGCGTCCGGAGTGCCGCGCAAGCGCCGCAAGCCCCTCCTGGACTCGGCGGAAGCGCTGCGCACCCAGGACGATCCAGGTGCACGGTTTCAACACGCGCTCTCCGATGAGGCGCAGGCGCTACTCGCCGAGTTCCCGCTGCGCGACCTGCTCACTCGCGGGACCCAGTACGGCGTCTGGGTCGATCGCACCCGTGCGCTGTACGGCTCCTGGTACGAGCTGTTCCCGCGTTCCACCGGTGGAGTGGGGCCGGACGGACGACCCATGCACGGCACTCTGGCGACGGCGACCACCGACCTGGCACGGGTCGCCGCCATGGGATTCGATGTGGTGTACCTACCGCCGATTCATCCGATCGGTGAGATAAATCGCAAGGGCCGCAACAATAATCCGATCGCCGAGCCTGGTGAGGTCGGTTCACCGTGGGCCATCGGCAGCGCCGCGGGCGGCCACGACGCGATCCACCCCGAGCTCGGAACGCTCAGGGATTTTGACCGATTCGTGTCCACGGCAGGCAAGCTGGGCCTGGAAGTGGCACTGGACTTGGCGTTGCAGTGCGCGCCAGATCATCCCTGGGTGGGCGCGCATCCCGAGTGGTTCACCGAGCTCCCCGACGGCACCATCGCCTACGCGGAAAACCCTCCGAAGAAATACCAGGACATCTATCCCCTGAACTTTGACACCGATCCAGCGGGCCTATACACCGAGGTGCTGCGCGTGGTGCAGCACTGGATTGCCCACGGTGTCAAGATATTTCGGGTAGATAATCCGCATACCAAGCCGCCCGACTTCTGGCAGTGGCTGATCGGTGAGGTCAAGGCGGCCGATCCCGACGTCCTATTCCTCTCCGAGGCGTTCACCCGCCCGGCCCGGCTCTACGGCCTGGCCCGGCTCGGCTTCACCCAGTCGTACACCTACTTCACCTGGCGCACCGCAAAATCCGAGATCGCCGACTTCGGCAGAGAGATTGCCGCACAGGCGGATGTGGCGCGCCCGAATCTCTTCGTCAACACGCCGGACATCTTGCATGCCAGCCTCCAACACGGCGGACCGGGCATGTTCGCCATCCGCGCCGTCCTCGCCGGCACGTTGAGCCCCACCTGGGGCGTGTACTCCGGATACGAACTTTACGAACATGTTCCACTGCACGAGGGCAGCGAGGAATACCTGGACTCGGAGAAGTACCAGCTGCGCCCTCGCGACTACAAGGGCGCCGTCACGCGTGGCGAATCATTGGAGCCGTTCATTACTCGGCTGAACGAGATCCGCCGACTACATCCCGCCCTGCATCAGCTGCGCAACATCACCTTCCATCATGTCGAAAACGACGCTCTGCTCGCGTATTCCAAGTTCGACCCGATAACCGGCGACGCCGTCCTGGTCATCGTAAATCTCAACCCCTTCGGCCCCGAGGACGGCACCATCTGGCTCGATCTGCCCGCGCTCGGCCTGGACTGGCACGAGACCTTCTGGGTGCGTGACGAACTCACTGGTGAGCAGTATCGCTGGGGGCAGGCCAACTACGTGCGACTCGACCCGTCCAAAACCGTAGCCCACATTCTCAACCTGCCGCAGGTTCGAGAACCGGCCCGCGCACATCTGGTGTTCCGCCCATGA
- the glgP gene encoding alpha-glucan family phosphorylase: MKALRRFTVRAHLPERLAALGELSNNLRWSWHQPTLDLFADIDHELWDQTNHDPVAVLGSVPAQRLDELAADDGFVDRVAALAGDLHDYLNRPMWYQRQLERTSDDPAEAAESTVLPTAIAYFSMEFGVSEVLPNYSGGLGILAGDHLKAASDLGLPLIAVGLHYRSGYFRQSLTADGWQTEQYPLIDPAGLPLRLLAHEDGTPILITVPMPQDRVLSARIWVAQVGRIPLLLLDSDIAENDRELRYVTDRLYGGDQDHRIKQEILAGIGGVRAIRAYVASAGVSAPEVFHTNEGHAGFLGLERIREYVGQHGLDVETALTVVRSSTVFTTHTPVPAGIDRFPVDLVRRYFGESGDSTLLPGVPVDRIIALGAEDDPSTFNMAHMGLRLAQRANGVSLLHGQVSRSMFNGLWPSFDAAEVPIGSITNGVHAPTWAAPQWLELGQQLVGAEAFNDASGWDRIHEVDPGHIWWIRSQLREQLIQDVRRRIRASWLQRGAAEAELGWVDTAFDPGVLTIGFARRVPTYKRLTLMLRNPERLRELLLDEKQPVQLIVAGKSHPADDGGKGLIQQIVKFADQADVRHRITFLPDYDMSMARYLYFGCDVWLNNPLRPLEACGTSGMKSALNGGLNLSIRDGWWDEWYDGENGWEIPTADGVTDDTRRDDLEAAALYELLAQKVAPKFYERDEHGTPQRWVEMVRHTLEKLGPKVLASRMVRDYTVGYYAPAAKSLRATVGPDDSFTPAKELARYRERVQQVWPSLVITDVDSSGLPDTPLLGSPLTLTASVQLSGLAPTEVAVQAVIGRVDLDDKLSDSEIVPMTHTGSRDGGVETFSTTTTLPVSGSVGYTVRVLPHHPLLAGDSELGLSVLAASDLEH, encoded by the coding sequence GTGAAAGCCCTACGTCGATTCACGGTTCGTGCCCATCTTCCGGAGCGGTTGGCGGCGCTGGGCGAGTTATCGAACAACCTGCGCTGGTCATGGCATCAGCCCACCCTGGATCTCTTCGCCGATATCGACCACGAACTGTGGGACCAGACCAACCACGATCCGGTCGCGGTGCTGGGGTCGGTCCCGGCGCAACGGCTCGACGAACTGGCGGCCGACGACGGCTTTGTCGACAGGGTGGCTGCCCTGGCGGGTGATTTGCATGACTATCTGAACCGGCCGATGTGGTACCAGCGCCAGCTGGAGCGAACCAGCGACGACCCCGCAGAGGCCGCCGAGAGCACCGTTCTGCCGACCGCGATCGCCTACTTCTCGATGGAGTTCGGCGTCTCCGAGGTGCTGCCGAACTACTCCGGCGGTTTGGGGATCCTGGCCGGCGATCACCTCAAGGCTGCCTCCGACCTGGGTCTGCCGCTCATTGCGGTGGGACTGCACTACCGGTCGGGATACTTCCGGCAGTCGTTGACCGCCGACGGCTGGCAGACCGAGCAGTATCCGTTGATCGATCCGGCCGGACTGCCGCTGCGGCTGCTGGCGCATGAAGATGGCACCCCGATCCTGATCACGGTGCCGATGCCACAGGACAGGGTGCTCTCCGCACGCATCTGGGTTGCGCAGGTGGGCCGGATTCCGTTGCTGCTCTTGGACTCAGATATCGCCGAAAACGATCGGGAACTGCGCTATGTCACCGACCGGCTGTATGGCGGTGACCAGGACCACCGCATCAAGCAGGAGATCCTGGCCGGCATCGGTGGTGTGCGCGCCATTCGTGCGTATGTCGCCTCCGCAGGCGTGTCGGCTCCGGAGGTGTTCCACACCAACGAGGGGCATGCCGGGTTCCTGGGGCTGGAGCGCATCCGTGAGTACGTCGGGCAGCACGGGCTGGATGTCGAAACGGCCTTGACGGTGGTGCGGTCCAGCACCGTGTTCACCACGCACACACCGGTTCCCGCGGGTATCGACCGATTCCCCGTGGACTTGGTGCGTCGGTACTTCGGGGAATCCGGTGATTCCACGCTGCTGCCCGGGGTGCCGGTGGACCGCATCATCGCCCTGGGGGCAGAGGACGATCCGTCCACGTTCAACATGGCTCACATGGGGCTGCGCCTGGCGCAGCGCGCCAACGGCGTATCGCTGCTGCACGGCCAGGTGAGCCGGTCGATGTTCAACGGATTGTGGCCGTCATTCGATGCCGCGGAGGTCCCGATCGGGTCGATCACCAATGGCGTGCACGCGCCCACGTGGGCGGCGCCGCAGTGGTTGGAGTTGGGGCAGCAGCTCGTCGGCGCCGAGGCGTTCAACGATGCCAGCGGATGGGACCGCATCCACGAGGTGGATCCCGGACACATCTGGTGGATCCGGTCGCAGCTGCGAGAGCAGCTGATACAGGACGTGCGGCGGCGGATACGTGCATCGTGGCTGCAGCGGGGTGCTGCCGAGGCCGAATTGGGCTGGGTGGACACTGCCTTCGACCCTGGCGTGCTGACCATCGGCTTCGCGCGTCGCGTCCCGACGTACAAGCGGCTCACCCTGATGCTGCGCAACCCGGAACGGTTGCGTGAGCTACTGCTCGACGAGAAGCAGCCGGTACAGCTCATCGTGGCAGGCAAGTCGCATCCCGCCGACGATGGCGGCAAGGGCCTCATCCAGCAGATCGTCAAATTCGCCGACCAGGCCGATGTGCGACACCGGATCACCTTCCTGCCCGATTACGACATGTCGATGGCCCGCTACCTGTACTTCGGTTGCGACGTGTGGCTGAACAATCCGCTGCGCCCGCTGGAGGCGTGCGGGACCTCCGGGATGAAGAGTGCGCTCAACGGTGGGCTCAACCTGTCCATCCGCGATGGCTGGTGGGACGAGTGGTACGACGGCGAAAACGGCTGGGAGATACCGACGGCCGACGGGGTCACCGACGATACGCGACGCGACGACCTGGAGGCCGCCGCGCTGTACGAGCTGCTGGCGCAGAAGGTTGCGCCCAAGTTCTACGAACGCGATGAACACGGCACCCCGCAGCGTTGGGTGGAGATGGTTCGCCACACGCTGGAGAAGTTGGGTCCCAAGGTGTTGGCATCCAGGATGGTTCGTGATTACACGGTGGGCTACTACGCTCCTGCGGCAAAATCGCTGCGCGCCACCGTCGGTCCCGATGATTCGTTTACCCCGGCCAAGGAGCTGGCGCGCTATCGGGAGCGGGTGCAGCAGGTGTGGCCGTCGCTGGTCATCACCGACGTCGACAGTTCGGGCCTGCCGGACACGCCGCTGTTGGGGTCTCCGTTGACGCTCACCGCGTCGGTTCAGCTTTCCGGGCTGGCACCGACGGAGGTTGCGGTGCAGGCCGTGATCGGTCGAGTTGACTTGGACGACAAGCTCTCTGATTCGGAGATCGTCCCGATGACGCACACGGGTAGCCGTGATGGTGGGGTGGAGACGTTCTCCACCACGACCACATTGCCGGTCTCCGGATCTGTGGGCTACACGGTGCGGGTGCTTCCGCACCATCCGCTGTTGGCCGGCGATAGCGAGCTGGGCCTCTCGGTGTTGGCCGCCAGCGACTTGGAGCACTAG
- a CDS encoding peptidase encodes MSLPVRWFRNPTGILTCCALLLLVLSACANAVDGAPVSQLGNAYQVAGLPAVDGPSGLRPNPKPADRAVRGTDDGEMDRLAVSAVADIEDFWQEAYPKTFWATLHPVESLVSWNSESPSTTDFCNNPTIGFDNAGYCIRQNSLGWDRGALLRRLVRMFGPMAVPMTLAHEYGHAVAHQSEMVDPHTQTLVGEQMADCLAGTYLRWVAQGSSPRFTLSTGDGLNKVIAALIAFRDDPVEAGGALDAHGSAFERVSAFQRGFVDGAAECTRIDMAEIAKRRGGLPENLPPGASGDTPVSIDTLRTLMMVLRAVYTPTGNTSPPRLSVSGAACDEPGHRTRSAAAVYCPDSNTVALDLPRLTDLARPTHDQGQITGDFTAYSMVISRYALAIEKQHGLPLDNGQSALRSACLTGVASAAMAKPTTPTREPNPMVLTAGDLDEAVSGLLTNGVVASDVNGTTIPAGFSRIDAFRDGVAGSTDRCLTRYG; translated from the coding sequence ATGTCGCTTCCGGTCAGGTGGTTCCGCAACCCGACGGGGATCCTGACCTGCTGCGCCCTGCTGCTCCTCGTGTTATCCGCTTGCGCGAATGCTGTTGATGGCGCACCGGTTTCGCAGCTCGGCAATGCCTACCAAGTCGCCGGGCTCCCTGCCGTCGACGGCCCGTCCGGGTTACGCCCGAATCCCAAACCGGCCGACAGGGCCGTGCGTGGCACCGACGACGGCGAGATGGACCGGCTTGCGGTCAGCGCGGTCGCCGACATCGAAGACTTCTGGCAGGAGGCATATCCCAAGACCTTCTGGGCCACATTGCATCCGGTCGAATCACTAGTGTCCTGGAATAGCGAGAGCCCCAGTACAACTGACTTCTGCAACAACCCGACGATCGGCTTCGACAACGCCGGGTACTGCATCAGGCAGAACAGCCTTGGGTGGGACCGCGGCGCGCTGTTGCGCAGGCTGGTGCGGATGTTCGGACCCATGGCGGTACCCATGACGCTGGCCCACGAGTACGGACATGCCGTCGCGCACCAATCGGAGATGGTTGACCCTCACACGCAGACCCTGGTCGGTGAGCAGATGGCCGATTGTCTCGCCGGAACATACCTGCGGTGGGTGGCGCAGGGCAGCTCGCCGCGTTTCACGCTGAGCACGGGCGATGGTCTCAACAAGGTCATCGCGGCGCTCATCGCCTTCCGGGACGACCCCGTCGAGGCAGGCGGTGCCCTCGATGCGCACGGATCCGCATTCGAGCGGGTATCGGCGTTCCAGCGCGGATTCGTTGACGGCGCAGCCGAATGCACCCGGATCGATATGGCCGAGATTGCCAAGCGTCGCGGCGGGCTCCCGGAGAACTTGCCGCCCGGCGCATCGGGAGACACGCCCGTCTCCATCGACACCTTGCGCACCCTGATGATGGTGCTCCGAGCGGTGTACACGCCTACGGGGAACACATCACCGCCGCGACTGTCGGTGTCGGGGGCCGCATGTGACGAGCCCGGCCATCGGACGCGGTCCGCAGCCGCGGTGTACTGCCCGGATTCCAATACCGTGGCCCTCGATCTACCGCGACTGACCGATCTGGCCCGGCCCACCCACGATCAGGGGCAGATAACGGGCGACTTCACCGCCTACTCGATGGTCATTTCCCGCTATGCATTGGCGATCGAGAAGCAACATGGCCTGCCGCTGGACAACGGGCAGAGCGCGCTACGCAGCGCCTGTCTGACTGGTGTCGCATCGGCGGCCATGGCCAAACCCACGACGCCAACCCGGGAACCGAACCCGATGGTGCTCACCGCCGGGGATCTTGACGAGGCCGTGTCGGGCCTACTGACCAATGGCGTCGTGGCCAGCGATGTCAACGGAACCACCATCCCGGCCGGCTTCTCCCGGATCGATGCCTTCCGCGACGGAGTGGCTGGATCGACGGACCGCTGCCTCACGCGCTACGGCTGA
- a CDS encoding ATP-dependent DNA helicase, translating to MNEKSSGASVSTGLLATAVTALGGTERTGQLTMATAVEHSLHSGEHLVVQAGTGTGKSLAYLVPALAHAIEESSPVVVSTATIALQRQLVDRDLPRLAEALAPSLSRKPTFAILKGRGNYLCLNKLHNGAASDQEAPDTLFEPFAASALGRDVQRLNDWADTTKTGDRDELKPGVPDRSWSQVSVSARECLGATRCPFGTECFAELARLDAGQSDVVVTNHALLAIDAIADINILPEHDAVIVDEAHDLVDRVTSVATQELSAVGLTVTIRRIGRLVSPETASRFEASSATFSSLIHDSRPGTIDRADEETVTYLTALRDAAAAARTEIPTGQSTDPATAAARTEAVAALDDIVDAASLALACWGEPDITARPNVVWLDHEDNRGSVRPVLRVAPLSVAGLLRTRLFGQRTVILTSATLALGGKFDTMAASWGLPAREPSADSGTEAKTTWHGIDVGSPFQHEKSAILYLARHLPAPGRDGVGAAALDEIETLIRAAGGRTLGLFSSMRAAKEASEEMRSRLDTPVLCQGDDATSVLVEQFSAAPETSLFGTLSLWQGVDVPGPSLSLVLIDRIPFPRPDDPLRAARQRAISARGGNGFMAVAGTQAALLLAQGTGRLLRSAQDRGVVAVLDSRMATAGYGGFLRASLPPFWSTHDLSVVTAALQRLVTKHTATYAGGGSRTRE from the coding sequence CTGAACGAGAAATCGAGCGGCGCATCCGTATCCACGGGTCTGCTCGCCACCGCCGTCACAGCGCTTGGCGGAACTGAACGCACCGGACAGCTCACGATGGCCACCGCCGTCGAACACTCCCTACACAGCGGCGAACACCTGGTGGTCCAGGCCGGCACCGGCACCGGCAAGTCCCTGGCATACCTGGTGCCTGCCCTTGCCCACGCCATCGAGGAGTCATCCCCGGTCGTAGTCTCCACGGCCACCATCGCGCTGCAACGTCAGCTCGTGGATCGGGATCTGCCCCGATTAGCCGAAGCGTTGGCACCCTCACTGTCCCGCAAGCCGACATTCGCAATCCTCAAAGGCCGGGGAAATTACCTGTGCCTCAACAAATTGCACAATGGAGCCGCTTCCGATCAGGAAGCGCCCGACACGCTGTTCGAGCCCTTCGCGGCCAGCGCGCTCGGGCGCGATGTACAGCGGCTCAATGACTGGGCAGATACGACCAAGACCGGGGATCGCGATGAGCTCAAGCCCGGGGTGCCCGATCGTTCCTGGTCACAGGTCAGCGTGTCGGCGCGCGAATGCCTCGGCGCCACGCGGTGCCCGTTCGGCACCGAGTGTTTTGCCGAGCTGGCCCGGCTCGACGCGGGACAGTCGGATGTGGTGGTCACCAATCACGCGCTGCTCGCCATCGATGCCATCGCTGACATAAACATCCTGCCCGAGCATGACGCGGTCATCGTCGATGAGGCACACGACCTCGTTGACCGAGTAACAAGCGTTGCTACCCAAGAACTCTCGGCAGTCGGCCTCACCGTCACCATCCGCCGCATCGGCCGACTGGTATCACCCGAGACGGCGAGCCGGTTCGAAGCCAGCTCGGCAACGTTCTCCTCACTGATCCACGACAGCAGGCCCGGCACCATCGACCGCGCGGATGAGGAAACCGTCACCTATCTGACTGCGCTGCGCGATGCCGCGGCCGCGGCGCGCACCGAGATACCCACAGGGCAGTCGACCGACCCCGCCACCGCCGCGGCGCGTACGGAAGCGGTTGCCGCACTGGACGATATCGTCGATGCCGCTTCCTTAGCACTGGCATGCTGGGGCGAACCGGACATCACGGCACGCCCCAACGTGGTCTGGCTCGATCATGAGGACAACCGGGGCTCGGTGCGCCCAGTCCTGCGAGTTGCCCCGCTGTCGGTGGCAGGGCTGCTGCGCACCCGACTGTTCGGACAACGCACCGTCATCCTCACCTCTGCCACCCTGGCTCTCGGGGGGAAGTTCGACACCATGGCCGCCTCCTGGGGCCTGCCCGCCCGCGAACCCAGCGCAGACTCTGGCACCGAGGCCAAGACCACCTGGCATGGCATCGATGTCGGGTCCCCCTTTCAGCATGAGAAGTCCGCCATTCTTTACCTCGCGCGGCACCTTCCCGCCCCGGGACGTGACGGCGTCGGTGCGGCGGCACTTGATGAGATCGAGACGCTGATCCGCGCGGCAGGGGGACGCACGCTGGGACTGTTTTCCTCGATGCGCGCCGCCAAGGAAGCGTCCGAAGAGATGCGTAGCAGGCTCGACACCCCGGTGCTGTGCCAGGGTGACGACGCGACGTCGGTTCTGGTCGAACAATTCAGTGCAGCGCCCGAAACCTCACTGTTCGGCACCCTGTCGCTGTGGCAGGGCGTGGACGTACCCGGCCCCTCCTTATCGCTCGTTCTCATCGACCGCATCCCATTCCCCCGACCTGATGATCCGCTCCGGGCGGCCCGACAACGAGCGATCAGCGCGCGCGGAGGCAATGGGTTCATGGCGGTGGCGGGCACGCAGGCGGCGCTGCTGCTGGCACAGGGAACCGGCCGACTACTACGTAGCGCGCAGGACAGAGGCGTTGTCGCGGTGCTCGATTCGCGAATGGCGACGGCGGGTTACGGCGGATTTCTCCGAGCATCGCTGCCACCGTTCTGGTCGACACACGATTTGTCGGTGGTGACCGCGGCGCTGCAACGGCTCGTGACCAAGCACACCGCGACTTATGCTGGAGGGGGCTCCCGCACACGGGAATAG
- a CDS encoding isochorismatase family protein: MGRALIVVDVQNDFCEGGSLPVPGGAALARTINNLTTSGAYDAVVATRDFHVDPGDHFSETPDFATSWPPHCRVGTPGADFHPDLDLSPVDAVFSKGTYSAAYSGFEGVGTDGTAMASWLRTRDLHSVDVVGIATEYCMAATARDAARQGLHVRVLTEYSVGIDEESMNRALDELRDAGVEVIR; encoded by the coding sequence ATGGGCAGGGCACTTATCGTCGTCGACGTGCAGAATGACTTCTGCGAAGGAGGCTCGTTACCCGTGCCCGGTGGTGCCGCGCTCGCTCGGACGATCAACAACCTCACCACATCCGGCGCATACGACGCGGTGGTGGCGACTCGCGACTTTCACGTCGACCCCGGTGATCACTTCTCCGAGACGCCCGACTTCGCGACAAGCTGGCCGCCGCACTGCCGGGTCGGCACACCCGGCGCCGACTTCCATCCGGACCTTGATCTCAGCCCCGTTGACGCGGTGTTCTCCAAAGGCACCTATTCCGCCGCCTATTCGGGTTTCGAGGGCGTCGGCACCGATGGCACGGCAATGGCGTCGTGGCTGCGGACCCGAGATCTGCACAGCGTCGACGTGGTGGGGATCGCCACCGAATACTGCATGGCCGCCACCGCTCGCGACGCGGCTCGTCAGGGGCTGCATGTCCGTGTGCTCACCGAGTATTCCGTTGGCATTGACGAAGAATCGATGAATCGTGCCCTGGATGAGCTCCGGGACGCCGGCGTCGAGGTGATCCGCTGA
- a CDS encoding TetR/AcrR family transcriptional regulator — translation MAARRQWAGTTPEERRATRRRALLDAGIAALGAVDGPALTIRTVCRSSGVSERNFYEEFGDRDDFVRAVYQDVLESVMRVVTEFPADGDDLETRAVETFIGATVDNPEYGRIMMLAPFTEPTLGSVGFAGSMAFASLAEKALVDVGDPGRRRFLSVSLVGAASGAIIDYLRGDLGISRDELIDYISRMGRQVSSIFD, via the coding sequence ATGGCAGCCAGAAGGCAATGGGCGGGAACCACTCCCGAAGAGCGTCGGGCGACGCGTCGACGCGCGCTGCTCGACGCGGGCATCGCGGCGCTCGGCGCCGTCGACGGCCCGGCGCTGACCATCCGCACCGTATGCAGGTCTTCCGGTGTCTCCGAACGCAACTTCTACGAGGAGTTCGGTGATCGAGACGACTTCGTCCGTGCGGTGTACCAAGACGTCCTCGAATCCGTGATGCGTGTGGTCACCGAATTCCCCGCCGATGGCGACGATTTGGAAACCCGTGCGGTGGAGACCTTCATCGGGGCGACCGTCGACAACCCGGAGTACGGCCGCATCATGATGCTGGCCCCTTTCACCGAGCCGACACTCGGCAGCGTCGGATTCGCGGGTTCGATGGCGTTCGCCTCCCTCGCGGAGAAGGCGCTGGTGGACGTCGGCGACCCAGGACGCCGCCGATTTCTGTCGGTATCGCTTGTCGGTGCTGCCTCGGGCGCCATCATCGACTATCTACGCGGAGATCTGGGCATCAGCCGTGACGAGCTCATTGACTACATCTCACGCATGGGCCGCCAGGTGTCGTCGATCTTCGACTGA
- a CDS encoding nicotinate phosphoribosyltransferase, which translates to MTHPCTSLLTDKYELTMLAAALRDGTAGREATFEVFARRLPDGRRYGVVAGTARLLEALAEFRFGSEELDSLSDFLDEDALHYLAAYRFGGDIDGYPEGELYFPGSPVLTVRGTFAECVILETLTLSILNHDSAIASAAARMVSAAGGRPLIEMGSRRTHELAAVACARAAYLAGFESTSNLEAQRRYGVPARGTAAHAFTLLHARDGMSPGEAEREAFRAQVEALGVSTTLLVDTYDITSGVENAIAVAGPELGAVRIDSGDLGMLARQVRAQLDALGAHRTRIVVSGDLDEYSIAALRAEPVDIYGVGTSVVTGSGFPTAGMVYKLVEIDGISVAKRSSHKESHGGHKCALRTARPTGTITEEVVYRAATGLPTLKEPHRTLTAPLVRGGTPITTDSLEDARGRVRAGLLSLPWEGLGLSHGDPAITTRLVG; encoded by the coding sequence ATGACGCACCCGTGCACGTCATTGCTCACCGACAAGTACGAGCTCACCATGCTCGCCGCAGCACTGCGTGACGGCACCGCGGGGCGCGAAGCCACGTTCGAAGTGTTCGCCAGAAGGTTGCCGGACGGCCGCCGGTACGGCGTGGTCGCCGGTACCGCTCGATTGCTCGAAGCGCTTGCCGAGTTCCGATTCGGATCCGAAGAATTGGATTCTTTGTCCGATTTCTTGGACGAGGACGCACTCCACTACCTCGCCGCGTACCGATTCGGTGGCGACATCGACGGCTACCCGGAGGGTGAGCTCTACTTCCCGGGATCCCCGGTACTGACGGTGCGGGGAACCTTCGCTGAATGCGTCATCCTCGAAACCCTGACACTGTCGATTCTGAACCACGACAGTGCCATCGCCTCCGCCGCCGCCCGAATGGTGTCGGCGGCCGGAGGGCGTCCGCTCATCGAGATGGGGTCGCGGCGCACGCACGAGCTGGCCGCGGTGGCCTGCGCCCGCGCGGCCTATCTCGCGGGGTTCGAATCCACGTCCAATCTGGAGGCGCAGCGCCGTTACGGCGTGCCCGCCCGCGGCACCGCCGCACATGCATTCACCCTGCTCCACGCAAGGGACGGGATGAGCCCCGGCGAGGCCGAACGCGAGGCATTTCGTGCACAGGTGGAGGCGCTGGGTGTGTCGACCACCTTGCTGGTGGACACCTACGACATCACCAGCGGGGTCGAGAACGCGATCGCCGTCGCGGGCCCCGAGCTCGGGGCGGTACGCATCGATTCCGGCGATCTGGGCATGCTGGCCCGGCAGGTTCGAGCACAACTCGACGCCCTCGGTGCGCACCGAACCCGCATTGTCGTCTCCGGAGACCTCGACGAGTACTCCATCGCGGCACTGCGCGCCGAACCCGTCGACATCTACGGGGTGGGTACTTCGGTGGTGACCGGCTCCGGATTCCCGACGGCCGGCATGGTCTACAAGCTCGTCGAGATCGACGGCATCTCCGTGGCAAAACGCAGCAGCCATAAGGAATCCCACGGCGGCCACAAATGCGCCCTGCGCACCGCCAGGCCGACCGGCACTATCACCGAGGAAGTGGTGTACCGGGCAGCCACCGGCCTGCCGACGCTGAAAGAGCCGCACCGGACACTGACCGCCCCACTGGTGCGCGGCGGCACGCCCATCACCACCGACTCGCTCGAAGACGCCAGGGGCCGTGTACGCGCGGGATTACTGAGCCTGCCGTGGGAAGGGCTGGGCCTTTCCCACGGGGATCCTGCGATTACCACCCGACTGGTGGGATAA